The DNA segment AAATACTTGGTTAATTTTAATTTGCATTGCTATATTTTTTCTCACAAATTCCAGTAGGTCTTGAGTCCGTGGATTACTCTCGTCCATTATTTCTGCTATTGACGGGGTTCTTTGTATTTGGGCTGTTCTTTCATCCAATTGCTTTTTCAATTCCAAAATACctgtcaatattatttctatttcatcaTCCTGTTTTTTCATTTGTTCGTCTACTTTCTCATTTATTTCGTTCTGTTTCTTCACTTTGTCTTCAATTATATTAGCGCCTACCTCAATGAGATATCTATTTGTGTAGATATCCTCCTGCAAGGAGGTTGTGCTTGTTTGAACTGCAGTGTGTATGTTATTGATAAACGCTTCAATATCATCCAACTTATTTGATGTTAAATACTGCTGAAATGCATTCAAATTTGCTAGAGAATCTATGTTTTCAATCTTATTCGAATGAAATTTTGCGCATTCCTTGAGTACGTTGATAGCATACTTGTAAACTTTCAAGTGCTCTTCAAATTTGCTTGTAACTTTATTCAGTTTCTCTAGTTCACTCTgataatttgtaaatttgttgTTTTGCTCGTTTATGGCTTTATAAAATTTCTCCTTGTGGAATCTTTCTTCCAAACTGATCTTTTCTTTAGAAGTTGATAATATTCTACCCAAATTCTTAAAATTTGATTCATACAATCTATTTCTTACATTACTTTTTGTAATGTATGCTTTCATGAAACCTTCAATCTCTGTCTGCTTCACACCTATCACCCTCATCCTCATATTCAAGTTATTGAATcgattaattattgtttttatattcgagttatatttcattattaattgtgaAATTTTCTTTGAGTTTCTTTGGCTATTGCTATATCTTTTTGCAAAGCCCATGTCCATCAACTTTTTTATGGTGTTTACTTTTCTTGCTAGATCATTCATTTGTTTGAACATTTCATCaccatttacaatattatcattattcaatgaCTCTGTATATTTTGAGTGTTGGTTTCCTTTAGATCTGTCCCTGTCAAAACTCATACCTGTCTTAGTAGAATATACCTCATTAAAAGCATTATTAGTTGTCAATTGATTTTCTTTGCTGAAGTATTTAATCGTAtcatataaattcaatttataattctgATGAGTTGTTGGATTTTTCTTAACAATCATTCTGTTTAACTCACCACTTTTATAGTAATAGTCCTTTTCTCTATTTCTAAGCTGTTTTCTACGTATCAGATATTTGTATGATGAATTTTCTCCCCTAAATACTTtacaatattcaatgttttttttactGTCTGTACCTTTTGTGTGAGATATATTAGAGAACTTGAAAATCAAACTTGCTGAAATATACGATAGGGAAGCACAATCTAATATTCTAGATACATATTTTGTAACAGGTTCATGGTATGTTCTACATAACCGTTCAAAGGAGTGCTTTATAGAATGCTTAACGCATCTGGACAGTTTTGAGTTCTTCTTTAAGTCTAAGCACCTAAATGTGTACTTAAAAAGTTGTTGTACATGCTTTAGTCTCAAGCTTCTCTTATGCTCAATATGAATTGGCATAACATCATTTATCGAATGATATTCAATATCTGATTTCaaatttctatcattttttgtCCATTGGTTCTTATTTTTGAGTGGAGGAGATTCTTTCATGTGAATTACTTTGCACAAAGTTTGTTCTTCTGAATCTGCTGTTTGCGTTGCAGTTGAATACAATTTCTTTTGATAAGAGGGTTTCTCATAGTGCGCTTTTGTCACTAATCTTTCATAACACGAGTTATTTCCAATCACGGTTTCACTGACAGCTCTAATTCTCTTCCTGATTTCCCTCTTCAAATCATGTTTTGTGTTACGAGCTGAACAAGATTGTTTGTTATGAGGACATGGAATTTTGGCTTTGTATGTATCATCATTATCCTTACAAGGGATGCCataatttaatttatcattattattactgtcgtcatcatcaataattattggtcTTCTGTACAGTACAAtgatttcattatcattatttacttGTGACATATCTGCCATTTTTTTAGTTTCCATTCGACAATCTTGTAtggaaacatttttcaaattggaCTCAAACTCGTTTGAATTGTTTCCAAAAAACATATGTTTCAGTAGTGGCTTTTTGAAAACTATTGCTGATATTCGATTCGAAAGTTTTTTGGTTGTTCcgtttatttttctatatttcaaTCCTCTTGTCTTTCTATGAAGCTCAACATGGAATTTTGTTATGCATTTTTGTATTTTCCTTATGACTTTTCTTTTGCAGTTACTAGTTTTCCTCTGTAAAACCTCTTTCTTTGCTTCCAAGCGTTCACATTTCGAAATTTCTTTTGATTTTATCAGTTCATCAAGAAAATTAATCATTTCCAAATGTGCAGTCCCTATTTGATTATCAATACTttccaaattattaaatatgGATCCTTTGGAATTAACATCTTCCACTTTGATGCTGATAGATTTATCACTTGCTTGGCTTAAATTAATATTAGATTCTTTTGAAGCTGCTCTTATATTCcttattgattgaatttttataagaatttgatcaatttttctTGTTAACTGCTCCAATGCTTTCATATGAGTAGATTCCGTTCTGTCTTCCAATTCGTAAGATATTGAACTACTTACATTCAAACTTGTTGCTGAATTTGTCTTACTTCCCTGTAAAAGTATCACAAAAAGAATGAGTCCTTCATTACTTAATATGATTTTCAGCTAATTAAATTATCTTGGAAACAGATTACATCATAAAACTATGTCCTGACTTTTGACTTTGTGACATAAAATCTATAGATGCTGTATATCTCAATTTCACTCTATTCCATGTCatatttctataattaataTGAGTCCCTCATTTATGTATACATTACATTATGTCCTTTATTATGTATACATTGGATTTTAAAATGAAGCTGAATTATTTTGATGGacctatttttgaatatttatgttGGAGTAAAAATCCAAAATGAACAACTTTTTCTACACAAATGGATAAAATCTAAGGCTTTCCAATAAATTATACATGTATTCAATGTATCTACCGTCGCTTATGGTGGTATGATGAGGGACCATCACATAACATAACCACCTCATCTACCAAAATAACTGAATGATACGTGGCGAAATCGCATCACTACCGAATTCTCTAACTTCTAACTTGTGATTTAACTACACTCCTCATTAAGGCATTTATTTTGCGTGACAAAGCAAATATGAATacgtcatcatcatcactgtAATTCAGCTAATGTCAAAAATCAGATTCCAATCCTCAATTTATTGGATGATGCTTTACCAACTTATGAAGGGCAGCCTGAGTCAGAGTTGGAATCCACCAAGCGCATATACTTTTATCATGCCACTTTCATGCAGGAGGGTGGATACCGCATCATCCAACAATAATAAGATATAAAAGTATTAAGAAGCCTATTCAGAATAACTAGACACATATAATACAATACTCATACAAAGCAATGGATAACACTACTTCTACTAGAGAACATAATGCTGTACTACTAGACGATGTACCGTACCAagatttataattaattgaatgtGAATGGCCAATTTTGCTGAACTTTACTGAACGTTGGCCTACCTGATCTAGTGATTTTTCCATATTTGGTGAGTGGTGAAGAGTATCTTTTTGAACTATTGCAACTGCATCTCAGTATTCCTCCTAGTTTCAGTATTCGTCAGCTCCAGTCTCAGTTAATTCTACCAAAGAAGATACAAGTCCAAATTTATTGTATTCTATCTTTCAAGTGTGCTACTTGAAGATATATCCTCCTACTAGTTCCAGCCTTAGATTCGACGTATTAATATTTCtcttgaaggaaaaaataataataggagTAAAATTATGCTGCATTGCGAGTGCTCCACTCCTGTACTACCATCCACGGCACTCATACCGTACAGACAAAACACCAATGCTGCCTTACATCCTAGGAGATGTCTGTTGTAGAGAATGATGAATACCGATTATACTGGGATTATTCATTCCTCACCACCAGGTTGTCTTTCAGGATTTGGTTGCAAAGGCAATATTAGTCATTGAACTTTCTGCAATAGCTGAACGCAATATTGCTGCAAAGGAGGAGGACAAACGGACTAAGTATCAGGAGCTTCTTTTGAGGAACTGCACAAACTGAACCCAGCTGGCTACTCTGTTAAATTCATTGTGTTCATAATTAGTGTCTTAtgaggggttcgccaatcactATACTTTCGAATCGTAAAACATTACCGGCTTgtgaaaaaagttctaattcactGGCAGGCCGAATGCAGAAAGCACCTTGGGCTCACTCCGTCTGCTCAGAGCAAACGATTTGTAGTAGAACGCGGACATGGACATGACTGCTCACCTCAGGAGTAGTTATGTCACAAATCGCTTGTCAAACCTCCTTGGGAATCGGAGCCCCAGGTTGGAATGGTCAAACAACTcctaaatggaaaataaataatgatagtaGATTTAAAACTGTTGTCAGTGAtgtttcaaagatgattttcatgaaatagaAACACTAAAATACATGTTGTATTCTTCACTAAAAAAATCTATCAAAACAGAAGTTTCTTTGCTTAGTGTAGCATCGTCAGTTGTTTAAATATGtatgaattcaaattaaaaCTTATTTATTACTAGTcacctatttatttttaaaatgattaataTAAGATGAATCACAATATCACAGCCAAAGGAAAATTATTGTGTCTAAACTACATACACTAATTTTTGTACCCTAATCAGCTACCGTACACTAATATTTAAACGAATTAGTGAATTTCAAATCCCAATAATCAGCTATTTCGGTATCAATAagcttattattaaaaatgttagTTTAGAAAAGGTCCGCGGAACTTTAAGCATAACTTGCGAGTTCTATATATAATTAGGCTTAATAAGGAATGAACGCCTGATCAAGCCTTCAAAAGCGGTCAAATATATTTTCAGGAATAAGTTGAAGACTAATGCATTCACAAGAGCAAGTTAAATAAATTGTTCACAACTTAGCCTGTAGAACGAATTTTCAAGTGACTGAGTATATAGTTCAAAAGTACCATATTCttttaatgattgaaaataaaggGACCATACTGAAGAAGAGAGCGGTGTCTCTTTAAGCATTTTCGTAGTACCCTAGTTAAATacggtaggcctactgtaaaaatgaagaaaaattgatataatatatagatttattCGTGCACTCTTTCAGAAAAATCCTTTCAGTCCAGGAGTCCAGTACCAACAGAGTAATCTGATTACAGGGTTTTTTTTTGAATGGATATTATCATCTTTTTTCAGTTGATTGCAAGATTGGCCTCCCATAATGAATGGAACTTCATTTATGTTTATGAACAGAACGAaacttttgaatatttatacCATAATTATTCTGGGAGTTGAACCCAGACACATTATTCAGCCTCCCCTTGATTCAATCCTGGATCCGCAACTGGCTTTAAGATAAGAAATGTCTGGATGCttattttgattttcaagtctgccttcaattattttgaaaatttgatttctgCCTAGAAAATTTAATGGGAAATTATACATATTCCATTCATAATTATGAAGAAGTAACGGttcatttttatgtaaataattattcataaatggGTTGCACTACTTTTTAATCTAaagtaagttataatttttgcaatataaaagTAGACTATCCACATGGGCAAGGCTATACAACCTAgcttataataatactattgttTTAACAGTGGCTTGACTAGAAAAGTGGTTTTGTGCGGTTTCCTACAGGTTTCCATTGCataatatttgctatttttgaaaatgataggTTTGCATAGCTAGGTGTCAAATAAATACCGTAGCTGATTTGACAGTGTGACTGCAAGTGTCGCATCTTTATCGTGGGTGTGTCAGTGCTGAGCGGGCCCGATACATACATAGCACAGCACGCCAGACGCTAGGCGTTACCCTGCAATAGGGCCTGGTGATGGGGTGTGGGGGGGGTCTGGTGGTGGCAGGGTGCAGAGCCGCAGCCATGAATGAGTT comes from the Nilaparvata lugens isolate BPH chromosome 1, ASM1435652v1, whole genome shotgun sequence genome and includes:
- the LOC111053512 gene encoding reticulocyte-binding protein PFD0110w, which gives rise to MEKSLDQGSKTNSATSLNVSSSISYELEDRTESTHMKALEQLTRKIDQILIKIQSIRNIRAASKESNINLSQASDKSISIKVEDVNSKGSIFNNLESIDNQIGTAHLEMINFLDELIKSKEISKCERLEAKKEVLQRKTSNCKRKVIRKIQKCITKFHVELHRKTRGLKYRKINGTTKKLSNRISAIVFKKPLLKHMFFGNNSNEFESNLKNVSIQDCRMETKKMADMSQVNNDNEIIVLYRRPIIIDDDDSNNNDKLNYGIPCKDNDDTYKAKIPCPHNKQSCSARNTKHDLKREIRKRIRAVSETVIGNNSCYERLVTKAHYEKPSYQKKLYSTATQTADSEEQTLCKVIHMKESPPLKNKNQWTKNDRNLKSDIEYHSINDVMPIHIEHKRSLRLKHVQQLFKYTFRCLDLKKNSKLSRCVKHSIKHSFERLCRTYHEPVTKYVSRILDCASLSYISASLIFKFSNISHTKGTDSKKNIEYCKVFRGENSSYKYLIRRKQLRNREKDYYYKSGELNRMIVKKNPTTHQNYKLNLYDTIKYFSKENQLTTNNAFNEVYSTKTGMSFDRDRSKGNQHSKYTESLNNDNIVNGDEMFKQMNDLARKVNTIKKLMDMGFAKRYSNSQRNSKKISQLIMKYNSNIKTIINRFNNLNMRMRVIGVKQTEIEGFMKAYITKSNVRNRLYESNFKNLGRILSTSKEKISLEERFHKEKFYKAINEQNNKFTNYQSELEKLNKVTSKFEEHLKVYKYAINVLKECAKFHSNKIENIDSLANLNAFQQYLTSNKLDDIEAFINNIHTAVQTSTTSLQEDIYTNRYLIEVGANIIEDKVKKQNEINEKVDEQMKKQDDEIEIILTGILELKKQLDERTAQIQRTPSIAEIMDESNPRTQDLLEFVQAIELSSLTVEI